One genomic window of Euleptes europaea isolate rEulEur1 chromosome 8, rEulEur1.hap1, whole genome shotgun sequence includes the following:
- the HAS2 gene encoding hyaluronan synthase 2, translating to MHCERFICILRILGTTLFGVSLLLGISAAYIVGYQFIQTDNYYFSFGLYGAILASHLIIQSLFAFLEHRKMKRSLETPIKLNKTVALCIAAYQEDPDYLRKCLLSVKRLTYPGIKVIMVIDGNSEDDVYMMDIFSEIMGRDRSATYIWRNNFHQKGPEETEESHRDSMQHVTQLVLSNKSVCIMQKWGGKREVMYTAFKALGRSVDYVQVCDSDTMLDPASSVEMVKVLEEDPMVGGVGGDVQILNKYDSWISFLSSVRYWMAFNIERACQSYFGCVQCISGPLGMYRNSLLHEFVEDWYNQEFMGSQCSFGDDRHLTNRVLSLGYATKYTARSKCLTETPIEYLRWLNQQTRWSKSYFREWLYNAMWFHKHHLWMTYEAVITGFFPFFLIATVIQLFYRGKLWNILLFLLTVQLVGLIKSSFASCLRGNVVMVFMSLYSVLYMSSLLPAKMFAIATINKAGWGTSGRKTIVVNFIGLIPVSVWFTILLGGVIFTIYKESKKPFSESKQTVLIIGTILYACYWVMLLTLYLVLITKCGRRKKEQQYDMVLDV from the exons ATGCATTGCGAGAGATTTATATGCATCTTGAGAATACTTGGAACCACGCTGTTTGGGGTGTCGCTTCTGCTCGGAATCTCAGCTGCTTACATTGTGGGCTACCAGTTCATCCAAACGGACAACTATTATTTCTCGTTCGGACTCTACGGTGCTATCCTGGCATCGCACCTCATTATCCAAAGCCTGTTTGCCTTTCTCGAACACCGGAAAATGAAACGATCTCTTGAGACGCCCATCAAGCTGAACAAAACAGTGGCCCTTTGCATTGCTGCCTACCAAGAGGACCCTGACTACTTAAGGAAATGTTTACTTTCAGTGAAAAGGCTCACCTATCCTGGAATTAAGGTGATCATGGTGATCGATGGGAATTCGGAAGATGATGTTTACATGATGGACATTTTTAGTGAAATCATGGGCAGGGATAGATCTGCCACGTACATCTGGAGGAATAACTTTCACCAGAAAGGTCCGGAGGAGACTGAGGAGTCCCACAGAGACAGCATGCAGCATGTCACCCAGCTGGTCCTGTCCAACAAGAGCGTTTGCATCATGCAAAAATGGGGCGGAAAAAGAGAAGTTATGTACACGGCGTTCAAAGCGCTGGGGAGAAGCGTGGATTATGTGCAG GTGTGTGATTCTGATACAATGCTTGATCCAGCTTCATCCGTGGAAATGGTAAAAGTTTTGGAAGAAGATCCAATGGTtggcggtgttggaggagatgtACAG ATACTGAACAAGTACGACTCGTGGATCTCCTTTCTCAGCAGCGTTAGATACTGGATGGCGTTTAATATTGAAAGAGCATGCCAGTCCTACTTTGGCTGCGTGCAGTGCATCAGCGGACCTTTGGGGATGTACAGGAACTCCTTACTCCACGAATTTGTAGAAGATTGGTACAATCAGGAGTTCATGGGATCTCAGTGTAGCTTCGGAGACGACCGGCATCTCACAAACAGAGTCCTGAGCCTCGGCTATGCAACAAAATACACAGCTCGATCCAAGTGCCTTACGGAAACGCCGATAGAATATCTCAGGTGGTTGAACCAACAGACCCGCTGGAGTAAGTCCTACTTCCGGGAGTGGCTGTACAATGCGATGTGGTTCCACAAGCATCACTTGTGGATGACTTACGAGGCGGTCATCACGGGCTTCTTCCCATTTTTTCTCATTGCCACCGTCATTCAGCTTTTCTATCGAGGGAAGCTGTGGAACATCCTCCTCTTCTTGCTGACCGTTCAGCTTGTGGGCCTTATAAAGTCTTCCTTTGCCAGCTGCCTTAGAGGGAACGTGGTCATGGTGTTCATGTCCCTTTACTCAGTGTTGTACATGTCCAGTTTACTTCCGGCCAAGATGTTTGCCATAGCCACGATAAACAAGGCAGGGTGGGGCACGTCGGGCAGAAAAACCATTGTGGTCAACTTCATAGGACTCATCCCCGTGTCCGTTTGGTTTACAATCCTCTTAGGCGGGGTTATTTTCACAATCTACAAGGaatccaaaaagccattttccgAATCGAAACAGACAGTGTTGATCATCGGCACAATACTCTACGCCTGCTACTGGGTGATGCTCTTGACTTTGTACTTAGTGCTCATCACCAAATGTGGCCGGCGGAAGAAAGAGCAACAGTACGACATGGTGCTTGACGTATGA